One window from the genome of Thermus sediminis encodes:
- the cas2 gene encoding CRISPR-associated endonuclease Cas2 — translation MPKRLYAVAYDVADDTRRVKLANLLKSYGERVQLSVFECYLDEELLQDLKARARRVLDLGQDALRLYPVRGEVEVLGGGPLGAQDPSFVVV, via the coding sequence ATGCCCAAGCGGCTCTACGCGGTGGCCTACGACGTGGCCGACGACACCCGGAGGGTTAAGCTGGCGAACCTCCTGAAGAGCTATGGGGAAAGGGTCCAGCTTTCCGTGTTTGAGTGCTACCTGGACGAGGAGCTCCTTCAGGACCTGAAGGCCCGGGCTCGGCGGGTGCTGGACCTGGGCCAAGACGCCCTCCGCCTCTACCCGGTGCGTGGGGAGGTGGAGGTGCTGGGCGGGGGGCCTCTTGGGGCCCAAGACCCCTCCTTCGTGGTGGTCTAG